From the genome of Brevibacterium sp. JSBI002, one region includes:
- a CDS encoding response regulator produces the protein MSDTTAPESSIGVLVVEDEVVAARAHAKYIDRIDGYHVAGVAKNATQAMAALTGQIYGLDPSGVHLVLLDMNLPDGHGLQVCRAIRGQRVDVDIIAVTAARDMQIVQEALSYGVAQYIIKPFTFPVFKSKLEAYSSFRNRLGGDSNDGEVTQTEVDKAISALRTHTVAATAKGVPDAVQAEVKSLLDENPGQSAAELAEGLGVSRVTARRYLESMADAGMLERRPRYGSAGRPVLEYTVVPDAG, from the coding sequence ATGTCGGACACAACTGCGCCTGAATCGAGCATCGGTGTGCTCGTCGTCGAGGATGAGGTGGTCGCCGCCCGTGCTCACGCGAAGTACATCGACCGCATCGACGGCTATCACGTCGCCGGAGTGGCGAAGAATGCCACTCAGGCGATGGCTGCTCTCACAGGTCAGATCTACGGACTCGATCCCTCCGGCGTCCACCTCGTCCTCCTCGATATGAATCTGCCCGACGGGCACGGGCTGCAGGTCTGCCGCGCTATCCGCGGCCAACGCGTCGACGTCGACATCATCGCGGTCACCGCTGCCAGGGATATGCAGATCGTGCAGGAGGCTCTGTCCTACGGCGTCGCCCAGTACATCATCAAGCCCTTCACCTTCCCCGTCTTCAAATCCAAACTCGAGGCGTATTCGTCCTTCCGCAACCGCCTCGGCGGGGATTCGAACGACGGCGAGGTCACCCAGACCGAGGTCGACAAAGCGATCTCGGCCCTGCGCACGCACACCGTGGCGGCGACCGCGAAGGGCGTGCCCGATGCGGTCCAGGCCGAGGTGAAGAGCCTGCTCGATGAGAATCCCGGCCAGTCCGCAGCAGAGCTGGCCGAAGGGCTCGGGGTCTCGCGAGTCACCGCTCGCCGCTACCTCGAATCCATGGCCGACGCCGGGATGCTCGAACGTCGTCCCCGATACGGTTCGGCCGGTCGCCCCGTCCTCGAATACACCGTCGTCCCCGACGCGGGCTGA